The Aspergillus oryzae RIB40 DNA, chromosome 5 genome segment TTAATTATATTATCGGCATTATGGTTCGCAtcgtttcttctctgctccTGGCCTCTTTGGCCTCCACATTCGCTTGGGCCGACACTATCAAGTGCGACGCTAATAACCAATGTCCGGAGAAATACCCTTGCTGCTCGCGTGAGTTCTCTTCGCTATTTGAACATAGTGTAACGCTCGTGCTGACGTTTCTCCGTTAGAATATGGCGAGTGTGGAACTGGCGCTTACTGTCTCGGCGGCTGTGATCCCATGCAGTCGTTCAGTCTGGACTCCTGCATGGCCGAGCCGATTTGCAAAAGCAAGACCTACAAGTGGGACAACCTCGACAGTGCTGCGCTGAACACCAAGTATCTTGGCAACGCGTCGGCGGCCGACTGGGTCTACAGCGGTTTCCccaaggttgaggatggCAACCTGATCCTCACCATGCCCAAGAACAGCGTGGGCACTTTGTTCGCAAACAACCACTACGTCTGGTATGGCAAGATCAAGGGTAAGGTAAAGAGTAGCCGTGGCAAAGGTGTCGTGTCTGCTTTTATCCTGCTCTCGGACGTTAAGGACGAAATTGATTTTGAGTTTGTCGGCTACGACTTGGATAACGTTCAAACCAACTACTACTGGCAGGGCGTCCTGGACTGTAAGTGATTCGTTTGCCCAGCGGTAGAATAGCTGACGCTGACGCTGACGCTTTTGCTTAGACAACAATGGCGGAAAGGCCCCCGCGGGCAGCAGCACTTTCGACGACTGGCATGAGTATGAAATTGACTGGAAGCCCGATGCCATCACCTGGTCAGTCGACGGAAACGTCAAGCGGACGTTGACCCGGGAATCCACCTGGAATGAAACCGCAAAGCGCTACCAATTCCCTCAGACTCCCTCGAGAATGCAGTTGTCTCTGTGGCCCGCCGGTCAGGCAAGCAATGCTGAAGGAACCATTGAGTGGGCCGGTGGTGAGATCGACTGGGACAGCGAGGACATCAAGGACAAGGGTTACTACTATGCCTCATTCGGAGAGATCACCGTTGAATGCTATGACCCTCCGTCAAACTCGGGAGATGGCAAGAAATCGTACATCCTTACTAACAAGGACGGCCTTGAGGGTTCTTTCAAGCTCAGTAACAACGACACGGTGCTCGCCTCTCTTGGTGCTACCGGCCTCGACCCCGATCTCGGCGCCagctcctcttcgtcctcgtcttcgaGCGCGTCCACCAACAACAGCGTTCCTGAAAACCGCGGTGGCTCCGGTAATGAGCCTGGTGCAACTAGCTCCAACAGTACCAGCAGCAGTAGCGGTAGCAGTAGCAGCGGCAGCAGTGATTCTGGATTCAGCCAGGGAAGCAACAatgacagcaacaacagcaataACTCGAATGGTGCCGCCTCTGCGAACGAGCGGGTCATGAAGGGttccttcttcgccgtctTGGTCGCTGTCGTCGTGCTGGTCACTCTGTGAACCAGTCACTATTAGGGCCCTTGCCTTCATTCTTgaatattcttttctttcttttctttccttggGTATATAACAACACTTACCCCCCATTCCATGCCCACGCGGTTTTGGTGTGTTCTGTTAAATCTACCTTCTATCCATGGCGGTCCCTCACTCTTCATGTCTGTCGCCTTATACCAGTTAACTATTCTATTCTGATTGGATGTCTTTGATGCTTTTAATGACCGCGCGTGGCAATGCCGCAAACGGCGCATTGCATGCCGTTTGATACTCATTCTAATACCCTTGTTTGCGTTTTGATGCTAGTATATGTATTATTAATTGATTGGCTCGGTGTCGATGAGTATCGGATCAATgaatatttttttcttcacgGCATTCTACTTTGGTTGTATTAGATCTGCATGTTttgtttactttcttttttatcttttctatGTTTCCCTTGACGGCAGGACTGCCTTTAAGCCCTTTCAACTACAACTACGACAGAACCTTTATCCCTGACTACCACCACAACAAACACAAATCATACTCATTGTTACTATACTCAAGATGAACACAATCCATCCGATTTCAAATAATCACCCAGACACAAAAGAACCATATCCCCACCAAATTATGTCTTCAAATACAAGCTTCATCCACCTAACCCCCCCACGTCACTAAACTCCCCATATCAATATACCTACCTATCTACCTATCCAACCTCCCACCAAAACCGCCCATCATCGAAACTCATATTCCACCCAAGCAACCCAGCCCtaaaagaacaaaaccaaatcccaccaccaccagccacATCTACTACAAAATCCCCTAAAAAGgccagaaagaaagaagaaaagaaaagaagaaggaagaataatATGTGCTACTACATCAAAATAACCTACCTAGACTGTCCGCACACGAATTTCGAAATCGACCAACTATGCTATGAAGTCCTGAACCAGCTTCAACGGATCTACAATCCCCAGGAAAGTGAGGATGGTGTTCCCTTTGATGTGCCCGATTGTCGTCCTAATGTGGTTCATTTGGTGAATGGGGGCAATATAAGGGGTGAGAGGGTGAATGAGGGGAGTTGTTTTGAGTGCCTGCGGGGGTTGGTTGATAACTAGTCTTTGGGGTGGGTTGTATTTGTATTTTTCggttttttattttttgaGGCTTTCTTTTAAGGTTGAGGGCGTGGGTTTTAGAGTTTGTTGgggtgtatgtatgtacttgtAGATAGGGGTTGGTCGTTTTGGGTTTAACGGTATTTTTCAGGGTTAATTTGTGATATGAAGTTTTATACTCCATACTACCTATTAAATGCCCAGCCATTGTTGATCTTTATAGGTCATAATATGTTTGTATTTCAAATCACATGGAGATATCAATCCTTTCACAATTTCACTAAACAGTATATCTATagcaaaagccaaaaccaaCATATATAGAACCCTAGATCAAGCCCAGAACGCCAATTCAAAGAACGCTAGATGAATTGTAGTATCTCAATGCAGCTCACCGCAGCCACATTCCCTCGTTTCCAAGTCCATGGAGCGCTTCTTGAATTCTCCATGGTAGGTATCCAAACCATCGGTGCGGACGGCCTCGCCCAAGGGGTCTCCCAACCAGCTGAGAgatgtggaggtggagggttCGACTTCAGGCTTCCATGTCCACTCGCTAGGAGTTTGAAGGCGCCTGGTGACGTCTTCTACGTCTACTTCAAGATAGTCGGAGAGGAAGGCTCCGACGTCTGTGTTCTCGTTGTTGCCCACCAGACGCCAGGCGTCtttggtggaggaggcgtAGATGTTCACGTCAACGGCTAAACCGGTTGTCAGCTTGTACGATTACTaacgagaagagaaggggaggggaaCATACCCGAATGTCCATGCGTGGACCAACCAATCTGCGCCCTACGACTGATGATATCGGCAAACACGTAGTTGTTCGTATAAGGCAGCTTGGGGtcaagaagatggtcgaTTTCCTCATCCGTCGCGTCGAAAACGCCCAGGGATTTCTCCAGGAGTTCGTGAACGAATTTGCGCTGAGACTTGGCATCCGGGTTCTTGGAGAGGTATTCCCTGAGCGTTGCACCGGCAAACTCAGAGGAATGGCTGGCGTTGGCCAGGACGCCTGGCAGCCATTTGTACTCCGGATAAGCGTCATGCAGCTGTCGAGCCGCGGCCAGACCGCCCGTTTCGTGATCAGAGGTACTAACCACTACTCCTGGGGTAGAGTCTTGCTCCAGGAACTCAAGGACGGCTGCGAAGGCCCGGTCGTAGGCTAGGACTTCGTGAACCTGTGCTGCGGGGTCGTTTCCGTGTCCGGCGTGGTCGATGCGGGAGCCTTCGATCATAATGAAGAAACCCTTGTCGCTGTCCGCGGTGGCTTGGCTGAGAGTCTTGAGTGCGGTACGGGTCATTTCTTCCAGGGATGGGTACACGCCATCCTGGCTGCGACGGTCAATTTCATAGggaatatccttctccgcGAAGAGACCCAGGAGCGGCAGCTTGGCTTCCGAGCCGCCGTTCAGGGAATCGAAGGCCTTCCGGTCATTCAGGTAGTGGAAGCCCTTTTGGCCAGCGATCTCTATCAAGTCCCGGTCATCACCACGGCAGCTGCCTTCCGTTGAGTTGGGGAGGAAATGGCATCGTCCACCACCGAACATCAAATCCACCACACGGCCCAGCGGGTGTTCACCGATCTCCTGCTCCGCAATACGATCCTCATACCCGCGAAGGTTGACATGCGAAGCAAAACAGGCAGGGGTAGCATCCGTAATCCGAGTGGTAACGACCAAGCCGGTCTTATAACCAGCCAAGGCAGCGGCCTCAAGCACAGTTCCACAAGGCGAGTGGTCAGGCAGCACGGAGATAGCTCCATTGTAGCTCTTATGGGCACACGAGAAGGCAGTAGCACCGGCTGCCGAATCAGTGACAAGGCTGTTGCTGGACCTCGTTCTAGAAGTACCAATGATGTGGTCATCCAGCACGAGTGTCTGATCCACGGGCAGTCCCTCCGTGAATTGTCTATAGTTTCTGGTCATAGTCAAACTAGTGGGTCCCATTCCGTCGGAGACCATGAAGATCAAGTTCCGCTTGCCGGTCGGCTTGCCTCCGGGGCCCCAAGGTTGCTTCGCGCTATGGTTTTTGCTCGTCTCATGTTGGTAAACCACGGCGAGGACGATCACGGCAATGGTAGCAATGAACGCCCAGGAAAAGAGACCGACGTCTTTCCAGAAGGCCCATTTGCTGCGTTGCTGTTCACGGTGGGTGCGCTCGCCTGTTAGTAAGgcgtcctcttcttctgcattCCGAATCGAGGAGTGGTCGGAGGAGGGGCGCGGAGCCAAAAGGGGCTCGTCTCGCGCCATGACTGACGGATTGCCTTCGAAGCTCAACTTAGAGGGTTAATTGCAATGGAAAGGGATCATAGACATCGAATAGAGGGTGTTATGAGAGTGAGGAGAAAGGGAGACGGTGAGGAGAGATCAGTTCAGGTGAGTTGGGGTATGGGCTTGGCACGGGGCTTTTGATACGTCACGTTGCCCCGGGGCCTGAAACTGCCGTATGCAGTTAGTCTCCTCTGCATAGTCGAACTATTGGTAGATCATTTATACATTACCGAGTCCGTGGGGTGAAATTCATGAGTGAAGAGTgagtatactccgtatatagCATATATTATTACACAATCCTACAGTTTTATACAGTTGTACAAGATCTCTCCGAAGATGAACATCTACCGTCCCTTCCACCCAATCGGAATCATAGCCGCCGCGATCTCAGACACTCCTCTTTCAGTCGCAAGCAGATTAAACTGCGCTGCGGCATTCCTAGTATCCAGAACCTCAACACGAACACCCAAGGAATTGATTTGTCTCCTTGTTTCAggggaaagaggaaacacAGAAGCGCCCATCCCAATAATCAAGAGGTCTGCCCGCAGCATTCAGTTAACAAAAAGCTTCCTCGAGAAgaggaacagaaaaaaaagaaaggtgaAACCTACCCGGACGAGGCCATACGAGTCCCAAAAGTCCCCAGGCTTGTTCGTCAACCTCAAATTGGCCCTTCTTGTTCACCATAGcattcttttctccaccCATCGCTGTCCACGGCCTCCATGAGAAAGCTTCGCCTCCAACAAGCAACAGACCATCGCCGTTTGTGAGCTTGAGGCCATTATCCAAATGAAATCCATTGTCCAGACAGGCATCAATAGCGGTAGTAGGTGCTGGGATGTTTCCGAGCACGTTCAGCGCAGCAAAGTCCGTTTGCGTATCCTCTGTTGACTGCGGACCCCGATCGCGGCTCGCTGGCTTCGCGGTGTGCGCGCGAGGTACCATCCGTACGGGCCGGGCATGGCTGCTATTGTTGCGGTATGTTTGTACGTGAGGAGTGATTCGAGAGATGGGAGATACTGAGCGGGTGTTCGCGCATAGTCGGTTGGTAACATTAGGAGCCGAGATGGATGTACGCAAAGCGCGGAGCAGTTGGGGTGATGGCGAGTGCATCGCGACGATGATGTAGATAAATTGATCTCTGGGAAATAAATGGTCTTGGTCTGTCGAATCGGGGCCTAATTGAAGGGGTCCGGTCAAGGGATCGAGAGCGAAGTAAATGCgagtggagatggagatttaATCTGGAGTTGCAATGATCGGTAGCCCGTGATGTAAACGCTACCTGCAAGCCTCAGGCAACAATGCTGAGTAAGGCCTAACAGTATTGATCATCATTGGTCCGTTCAAGTcaagtactactagtagatcCAGCCTAGTTGTTCACACCTCCATCATTCTTCAATATTGCACCTTGACAGTCAGGATAGCAAAGTGCAGCAGAAACTAATAGCGTTTACCATCAAATACATACATTGATAAGCACTCACTGTGTTAAGCCTGGTTAGATCCGTATGAGATACTACCCTCTAAATCTAATGCCGAATGTATCACCAACTGCCGCAGGAGATAAGTATTCACAAAGTAAGATTGGCACCAGATAACATTATTATACCGCTATAGAAACTTTTTCACCTGTTCCTTAAGCCTGTTATTACAATGCTGCCGCAGAAGCTCCGCCTCTTGTTTGAACGTCCAGTCATATATCTGGTCGTCTTTGAACCCTTCACGCCGAAACAGTCTCAGGAAGATCTCACGCAAATAGGTGTAGTCAGGTGTCGCCTTCAACAAGATATGCAGGAAGTATAAATTGAACGCTGATGGCAGGCCTTTGCAAAGCGTTTCGGTACGTATATTGCGCTTCATCTCAGCCACGGCTATCTGTCTCTCCAAGTCTGTACAGGCTGATGCCCAAAGTCTCTCCCACGGAAGGTGGCCTTTGAGGAAGCGAACAAGCACGTATCCTAGGCTTTCCATATCATCGCGGGGTGATTGTGCTAGATCTGATTATCAGCTTCGACTCAATATACAACAGAagcgaaagagagaaaagggtagAAGCATACGCTTCGCATAATGCGCCCGCCAAGCAGCATATACCTCTGTCCCCTGCAAGCCCACGCCAATCCCAGGATTCTTCTCGCATTCACGCCTATCATGACGCTCCCGCTTCAAAATTTGACGGTCACTCAGTGCACTATACCTCTTGACAAAACCCAAATCAGCCACATAGACCCTATTCGCCTTCCTCCCAACTCCTATAAGAAGGTTCTCTGGCTTAATATCTCGGTGGACACAGTTTCTCGAATGGAGCTCCTGAAACCGACATATCAACTGATCTGCCAGCAATAGTACAGTCTTCAGGGAGAATCTGCGCCCACAGTCCCGCCACAGATGGGCCAGGCTGGGCCCCAGGAGTTCAATGGCCGTGGCATGGTatcgttgatcttgtcctGCCCAGTAGAACTTCGGGACACCCATGAGTCCGGCTAGGTAGCGGTACCCATTGACCTCACGATGATACGATTTATGGCCCGATGGCTCATGATAGAGCTTTATGGCTAGTTCTTTTCCTGTGTGGTGGTCTCTGGCTTGAAGAGTTGTCAGGTTTGCAGAGCTCGTTTCTGTTGAGTTGGGCTGTACCTATGTATACACTGCCTTCGCTGCCGCCACTTATAGGGCGAATCAGCTCAAACCTGTTGTTGATGAACTTTTTCTGCGGTGGAGTCTATGTTAAGAGTAGTTCCTGGATGTGGAAAGGCTGACATACCACAAGCAGCGGTTTCATGGTGGAGGTTTGATAGGTTCTTGCATGGTGTGGTTTATGTGGAAGATAGGGCTGGGTACATAATTTATCATGCCTGGCATTTACTCGGGATTATGTCTCTTtgttgagaaagaatgggttTGTTCTCATGGAATGGACCTGTTCCCTCTTTATAGCGTGATGCTTCAAAGCCGTGGCTGATACTGGCTCAAAGAGCATTATTTTGTCCTCTATTCCTCAGTACCAGCCTGATCAATGTATAGGGATGCATGATCCGTTCAACCAGCGGTCTTCTGCTGCAACTCACTGCAAGCCAGCAGCTTCATATCATAGACGCAATGCATAACCCCCGGTGCATAAGTCTTGACCTGTTCGACATGTCGGCATTCAGCCGATGCAATAGTATCCTGCAATCCAAGAGCTTCAGCCCGCAACCTCCCAAACTCGACGGTGatatcctccttcttctgctcgaTCTCGCGCAGGTCAACATTCTCATGCACATGGACCCAACCCCCCAACTGCGCATCCACCATCCTGCACGCATTCTCCCACGCATCAACAGACGTTGGAAGAAGCCCTAAATTGACATGACGAATGCGATTCCActcgcccttctcctccatcacaCGACGAATCTCCCCCAAAATCTCCGCCGCAAACCGATTATCCCCATGAAAGAGAACGACACGATCAGTATCCTTCAAACTACCCACCAAGTCCAACAAACCCTCACTCAATCCCCCATCCTCCCGGACCCTAACAACCCTACATCCCCAGCCATTCGCCTCACACCCCCGTCGAAGCCCCTCAACCGACCAGCCATTGATCTCCCACCCCCAAACCCGCCTCACCCCGCGTTTCAAATAcgaaaatacaaaataccCAATCCCAGCATACATATCCACAACGCCCACGTCCGACACAGCCTGCCCGCCCAACTGGCCCACTTCCAGCCCCTCAAAAGGCGATGCCCCATGGCCCAGAACCCGCGCTTTCTCAGTGACGTTGCCACGGGAGAACATCGTATAAAGCGGCGCCCAGATCTGCACAATCCCATGATTCTGCATTGTGTGCACCCAGAACGCCCGTTCCAGGTCCTCGTCGCTCGGCTggccctcttcctcggcggaggaagaagcagtactagcagcagcaggaggaggaggtCCAAAGTCACCATAGAGCGGGACGAGACCCGCGGGGCTGCGCATTCTGTTCTCCTGGCCTTGTGTGTCTGTCAGCGCGATGGGCGCGTTGATAGCAACGTGCGTTACGCCCATGCGGCTGAATGCCTTTACCAGAGAGGCGTAGAGGGTCTGTTGCTGCGGGGCTGTTAGGGATTGGTACAGAGCGCTCCAGGCTGGGGGGCTGCTGAAGGCGTTCACGGGGAGGAGCAGCATAGGCTCGTAGACTGTAAAGCGTTTTGGAAGACTGGAATGTAGGGTCTCTGATGAGAAGCCATACTGGGAAAGTGTTTCTGGGGAAATGTTGTTTGTCACGAAGTCTTGGATGCCGATTTGGAGCGGGTTGAAGGTTTTCTGGGGTGCCTTTTTGCTGCCTTTTTCATGGCGGCTGGgctttttggtggtggggggttgtgatgaggatgttgttgttgtcgtttcTTGGTTCATTTTTGATAGGGTGTTGGGTTGGGTATTGGGGGTTAATGAGGGTTGTATAGATGTAGTATTGGTTGtatatgtttctttcttgttttataTGCAGTTATTTTTGCAGTTGCATGGTGTGtctggatatatattgttGGTATCCAGTGGATAGATATGTAATCTGGTAGCAGACGCAATTTCTCCGCAGACAGGCTAATAGCTCTGCAGAATTGTGATATTAGAGACTCTCTGTCTTATCGTCTCTATTTTATAGTCGAGTTCGGCGGACTTTGTTAATTTTCACAAATGTCGCCAATTTTCGATGATATTTTCCACTTTTCACTACCTGTGTCATGTGACCTACATTGAcatggagggagagaaagggatCTTTTAAGTATGTCTTCTTGAGTATTTTCAGTACTTGGTAGACTTGCGTCCCGGGATCTAGAGAAGAGCTCTTGATGTCATAATTTCTTGATGCGCCTTTGCGTCAAAGGATAACTACTATGCATTCTTGCAATGCTCATATAGTACAACTTGCGAAGTCCTTGTAGAACTTACACGAGACTCTTTACTGAAACGGGTTGATGTTAATGCATggatcttcgtcttcgtatTAGGATATATTGAGTATGTGATGTGAAAGTAGTATGGCACTAAAGATAGTCCATGAGATGGCTGGGAATAACAGAAAGCAGGTAGAAACAACCAACGCTAGGAAAAATACATTGGATGTTTCGAAATGGAATGATGAAGGGATGCGTGACTAGATGATCGATTAATTAAAGAGAGTAGATAAAAGCCAAACCCGCTGTTGTCAACAATGTTTACAAGGCACAACACCAGAATGAATCGTAACGAACGTAAGCTCGTAGTGAGTAACAGGCGGAAGGACGGTCAATAATCCGTCACGGAGTATCCTAACCTATCATTTGCGTCAAGTACTCTGGTATTTAACGTTAGCATTGTTAATGGGGGTCGGGCAACAAGGAGGACTTACGA includes the following:
- the utr2 gene encoding putative cell wall glucanase (Utr2) (predicted protein) → MVRIVSSLLLASLASTFAWADTIKCDANNQCPEKYPCCSQYGECGTGAYCLGGCDPMQSFSLDSCMAEPICKSKTYKWDNLDSAALNTKYLGNASAADWVYSGFPKVEDGNLILTMPKNSVGTLFANNHYVWYGKIKGKVKSSRGKGVVSAFILLSDVKDEIDFEFVGYDLDNVQTNYYWQGVLDYNNGGKAPAGSSTFDDWHEYEIDWKPDAITWSVDGNVKRTLTRESTWNETAKRYQFPQTPSRMQLSLWPAGQASNAEGTIEWAGGEIDWDSEDIKDKGYYYASFGEITVECYDPPSNSGDGKKSYILTNKDGLEGSFKLSNNDTVLASLGATGLDPDLGASSSSSSSSSASTNNSVPENRGGSGNEPGATSSNSTSSSSGSSSSGSSDSGFSQGSNNDSNNSNNSNGAASANERVMKGSFFAVLVAVVVLVTL
- a CDS encoding alkaline phosphatase (alkaline phosphatase), with the translated sequence MARDEPLLAPRPSSDHSSIRNAEEEDALLTGERTHREQQRSKWAFWKDVGLFSWAFIATIAVIVLAVVYQHETSKNHSAKQPWGPGGKPTGKRNLIFMVSDGMGPTSLTMTRNYRQFTEGLPVDQTLVLDDHIIGTSRTRSSNSLVTDSAAGATAFSCAHKSYNGAISVLPDHSPCGTVLEAAALAGYKTGLVVTTRITDATPACFASHVNLRGYEDRIAEQEIGEHPLGRVVDLMFGGGRCHFLPNSTEGSCRGDDRDLIEIAGQKGFHYLNDRKAFDSLNGGSEAKLPLLGLFAEKDIPYEIDRRSQDGVYPSLEEMTRTALKTLSQATADSDKGFFIMIEGSRIDHAGHGNDPAAQVHEVLAYDRAFAAVLEFLEQDSTPGVVVSTSDHETGGLAAARQLHDAYPEYKWLPGVLANASHSSEFAGATLREYLSKNPDAKSQRKFVHELLEKSLGVFDATDEEIDHLLDPKLPYTNNYVFADIISRRAQIGWSTHGHSAVDVNIYASSTKDAWRLVGNNENTDVGAFLSDYLEVDVEDVTRRLQTPSEWTWKPEVEPSTSTSLSWLGDPLGEAVRTDGLDTYHGEFKKRSMDLETRECGCGELH
- a CDS encoding Mth938-like domain-containing protein (predicted protein), which encodes MHSPSPQLLRALRTSISAPNVTNRLCANTRSVSPISRITPHVQTYRNNSSHARPVRMVPRAHTAKPASRDRGPQSTEDTQTDFAALNVLGNIPAPTTAIDACLDNGFHLDNGLKLTNGDGLLLVGGEAFSWRPWTAMGGEKNAMVNKKGQFEVDEQAWGLLGLVWPRPDLLIIGMGASVFPLSPETRRQINSLGVRVEVLDTRNAAAQFNLLATERGVSEIAAAMIPIGWKGR
- a CDS encoding uncharacterized protein (casein kinase (serine/threonine/tyrosine protein kinase)); translation: MKPLLVKKFINNRFELIRPISGGSEGSVYIARDHHTGKELAIKLYHEPSGHKSYHREVNGYRYLAGLMGVPKFYWAGQDQRYHATAIELLGPSLAHLWRDCGRRFSLKTVLLLADQLICRFQELHSRNCVHRDIKPENLLIGVGRKANRVYVADLGFVKRYSALSDRQILKRERHDRRECEKNPGIGVGLQGTEVYAAWRAHYAKPQSPRDDMESLGYVLVRFLKGHLPWERLWASACTDLERQIAVAEMKRNIRTETLCKGLPSAFNLYFLHILLKATPDYTYLREIFLRLFRREGFKDDQIYDWTFKQEAELLRQHCNNRLKEQVKKFL
- a CDS encoding tRNA(Phe) (4-demethylwyosine(37)-C(7)) aminocarboxypropyltransferase (putative methyltransferase), encoding MNQETTTTTSSSQPPTTKKPSRHEKGSKKAPQKTFNPLQIGIQDFVTNNISPETLSQYGFSSETLHSSLPKRFTVYEPMLLLPVNAFSSPPAWSALYQSLTAPQQQTLYASLVKAFSRMGVTHVAINAPIALTDTQGQENRMRSPAGLVPLYGDFGPPPPAAASTASSSAEEEGQPSDEDLERAFWVHTMQNHGIVQIWAPLYTMFSRGNVTEKARVLGHGASPFEGLEVGQLGGQAVSDVGVVDMYAGIGYFVFSYLKRGVRRVWGWEINGWSVEGLRRGCEANGWGCRVVRVREDGGLSEGLLDLVGSLKDTDRVVLFHGDNRFAAEILGEIRRVMEEKGEWNRIRHVNLGLLPTSVDAWENACRMVDAQLGGWVHVHENVDLREIEQKKEDITVEFGRLRAEALGLQDTIASAECRHVEQVKTYAPGVMHCVYDMKLLACSELQQKTAG